Proteins from a genomic interval of Ptychodera flava strain L36383 chromosome 7, AS_Pfla_20210202, whole genome shotgun sequence:
- the LOC139136793 gene encoding ATPase family AAA domain-containing protein 3-A-like, with protein MSWLFGVNKDTSFANIAQLPTMPPADGGGGAGGGDKGKGSGGDEKKVWQGFDPTGLERAAAAARELDKSANAKEALGLALKQEETKHLEEKKQIKEFEAHVEQMKVDQIRAQGEEKRKTLGQETKQHQERAQYQDQLARRRYEDQLKQQQMMNEENLRKQEESVNKQESMRRKTIEYEAELRHTNEMKKLEAELRGKAKIERENRDLRNEQIRLQAKEYRETVLQSIKTAGTVLGDGFKAFISDWDKVSATAAGLTLLALGIYTAKMGTGIGARYIEARLGKPSLVRETSRLTLLEGIKHPIKTTRRLFMKPEDALKGIVLQPSLEERLREIAVATRNTKRNRGLYRNLLFYGPPGTGKTLFAKSLSMHSGMDYAIMTGGDVAPMGKDGVTAMHKVFDWASSSRRGVLLFVDEADAFLRRRSSEVISEDMRATLNAFLYRTGEQSKKFMLVLASNQPEQFDWAINDRLDEMVNFDLPGLEERERMVYYYFDKYILQPATSGKSRVQGSTDDYGEKCKEIAGKTEGLSGREIAKIGVAWQASGYASEDGMLTAEMIDARVDEAVKQHKQKQSGRTVKMLGQANSYRHMQ; from the exons ATGTCGTGGTTATTTGGAGTGAATAAGGACACATCGTTCGCCAACATCGCCCAGTTACCGACGATGCCTCCGGCAGACGGCGGGGGAGGTGCTGGCGGAGGGGACAAGGGGAAGGGTAGCGGAGGCGACGAAAAGAAAGTGTGGCAAGGATTCGACCCAACCGGCCTCGAACGTGCCGCGGCCGCCGCAAGAGAACTTGATAAATCAG CAAATGCCAAAGAGGCCCTTGGTCTTGCATTAAAGCAAGAAGAAACCAAACATTTGGaggaaaagaaacaaataaaa GAATTTGAAGCTCACGTTGAGCAGATGAAAGTTGACCAAATCAGAGCCCAGGGAGAAGAGAAAAGGAAAACGCTTGGTCAAGAAACCAAGCAACACCAAGAGAGGGCACAATATCAAGACCAACTTGCAAGGAGGCGATATGAAGATCAGCTTAAACAACAG CAAATGATGAATGAGGAAAACCTCAGGAAACAGGAGGAATCTGTCAATAAACAAGAGTCAATGAGAAGGAAGACGATAGAGTATGAGGCCGAGCTGAGACATACCAATGAAATGAAGAAATTAGAAGCCGAGCTGAGAGGCAAGGCTAAAATTGAAAGAGAAAACAGAGATCTACGCAATGAGCAAATCCGACTTCAAGCAAAAGAATACAGAGAGACAGTCTTACAGTCCATAAA GACTGCAGGGACTGTACTGGGAGACGGTTTCAAAGCTTTCATTTCAGATTGGGATAAAGTATCAGCCACG GCGGCAGGACTCACACTGTTAGCCCTGGGCATATACACAGCAAAGATGGGTACCGGCATTGGAGCAAGGTATATAGAAGCAAGGCTTGGTAAACCATCCCTGGTCAGAGAAACTTCCAGGCTAACACTCCTTGAAGGTATCAAACACCCCATCAAGACTACAAGGAGGTTATTTATGAAGCCAGAAGATGCCCTCAAGGGAATCGTACTCCAG CCTTCTCTTGAAGAGCGTCTTCGTGAAATCGCCGTAGCAACTCGTAACACAAAGAGAAACAGAGGTCTTTATAGAAATTTGTTGTTTTATGGTCCACCTGGAACGGGAAAAACACTCTTTGCAAAG AGTCTCTCAATGCATTCTGGGATGGACTATGCCATTATGACTGGAGGTGATGTGGCTCCAATGGGGAAAGATGGTGTCACTGCCATGCACAAGGTGTTTGACTGGGCATCATCGAGTCGAAGGGG GGTGTTACTGTTTGTAGATGAAGCTGATGCATTTCTCAGGAGGAGGAGTTCT GAAGTGATCAGTGAAGACATGAGAGCAACACTCAATGCATTTTTGTACAGAACTGGGGAACAATCTAAAAA ATTTATGTTAGTTTTAGCTAGTAACCAACCAGAACAGTTTGACTGGGCAATTAACGATCGTTTGGATGAAatggtgaactttgaccttccGGGGCTtgaagagagagaaagaatggTGTACTACTACTTTGACAAATACATCCTACAGCCAGCAACATCAGGGAAAAG TCGAGTTCAAGGTAGCACAGATGACTATGGTGAGAAATGCAAAGAGATAGCTGGCAAGACAGAGGGTCTGTCTGGAAGAGAAATTGCTAAGATTGGTGTAGCATGGCAG gCAAGTGGTTACGCCTCAGAAGATGGAATGTTAACAGCTGAAATGATTGATGCTAGGGTTGACGAAGCagtaaaacaacacaaacaaaaacagagtGGAAGGACAGTGAAGATGCTAGGACAAGCAAACAGTTACAGACACATGCAATAA
- the LOC139136794 gene encoding acidic leucine-rich nuclear phosphoprotein 32 family member A-like — translation MATDSSAKLSITDNGSSVYMPSIMPKQQRLPQTRHDAPHLPSEKFKYSVWHDLKDNDIKGTQLNCPRVRKFPEKKESVFYRVTDDEGRKIHHSKKGRERVDYMKKTENWENCTDMNLSYQDLGHRYQKENLIRILKRLIRVERLDMADNSLTDIQAVTFPRCTHLTLCMNYINSFRKLPKCPQLKELNLACNHIETLDGLNVLRKTHLESLDLRRNPVVVTDNYRYRIFQTLPNLKELDGIPKLQSDDYEEEYDDENDQSKCIIS, via the exons ATGGCTACCGATAG CAGTGCAAAACTTTCCATTACTGACAATGGGTCCAGTGTCTACATGCCATCCATAATGCCCAAACAACAAAGACTTCCGCAAACAAGGCATGATGCACCACAT CTACCATCAGAAAAGTTCAAATACTCCGTATGGCATGACCTCAAGGACAATGATATCAAAGGAACTCAGTTGAACTGTCCAAGAGTGCGCAAGTTTCCTGAAAAGAAAGAAAGCGTTTTCTACAGAGTGACTGATGATGAAGGACGGAAGATTCACCATTCCAAAAAGGGCAGGGAAAGAGTTGATTACATGAAGAAGACAGAAAACTGGGAAAACTGCACG GATATGAACCTGTCTTATCAAGATTTAGGTCACAGATATCaaaaggaaaatttgatccgCATTCTGAAGAGGCTGATCCGTGTGGAAAGATTGGATATGGCTGACAATTCACTCACTGATATACAGGCTGTCACATTCCCAAG ATGTACACATCTTACATTGTGCATGAATTACATCAACAGTTTCCGG AAACTTCCGAAGTGTCCACAATTGAAGGAGCTAAATCTGGCATGCAATCACATTGAAACTCTGGATGGTTTGAATGTTTTGAGGAAGACACACCTGGAGTCACTAGATCTGAGAAGAAATCCTGTGGTTGTAACCGACAACTACAGATACAG aATTTTCCAGACTTTGCCAAATCTTAAGGAGCTAGATGGAATTCCAAAACTGCAATCAGATGACTATGAAGAAGAATATGATGATGAGAATGATCAAAGCAaatgtatcatttcataa